The Meriones unguiculatus strain TT.TT164.6M chromosome 18, Bangor_MerUng_6.1, whole genome shotgun sequence genome segment GGAAGAGACTTccaaacaaacacagacagatgTGCACGGAGACCCCACTGTACGTCTTCGTACATCAAAAATCCAGCTTCTTTCAACTGAAGCTTCTTTCACACCACTGAGAACACAACAACATTCAGAGATTCCTGGGGTTGCcacagaacattaaaaaaaaaatctttaaaacttaGAAATACACATTTGTTTAAAAATGCGTATTGTTCATTCCTTGTTCTTATGAAaggtggggagaggaggggaaaatTATGCGGTTCTGTCATCCAGGGGGTATAGATGGCCAGAGGAAGCATTCACAAATCAAAGGGTTGAGAAGGAAGCTGGCGGCCGGCGTGCAGTTGAAATGCAATTACATGTCAACCCATTTGACTTTTCTTAAGGATGTGCCTTGGTCAATGATGAACCATTAACATGCTACACACGGGTGGAGGGCTGAGTAAGAAAACATCTTTCAGGACCTTCAGAGGGTTATGAGTCAAAGCAGAAAAATGAAGGGCTGCCAAACTGCgcaaaaggaggggaaggggggcTGAAAATGCTGaactgaaggaaagaaaagactgttaattcaaaaaaattaaaaaaaactaaccagATGTTGGACCGCCAAATATTTTGTAATCTGGTGTAGTTGAAGTAGGCAAACTTTCTAAAGGGATTAAAGGAACAAGTAATCAGTGAAAAGTAactgaaagaaagcaaaaaagttCATGAATTCCAAGTAAtagaaaaaaagtcaaaagaaaagaCTACAAACTAAAAGTCTACTGGTTACACTACCTTTCCGTAGatggctttatttttttcccacaaaAGCGCAAACAgcgaaggaaaagaaaaattcagaatcTTTTCTAACAGACCCCCACGACCGAACAACTCGGCTTCTGCGAAGTTTAAGTTAAAATGCTACGTGATATGCGTCCCCAGTCACTACAAAGGCTGGTTGTAAAATAATGTCTACGTGCAAATGTAGTCAAAGGAGGCAGCCGGAGGGAAGGGAGGTGTCAGTCTTACCGTGGCAGTCCCCTAGGTGGGCTGTGTTGCCGTACTCTGTGTCTTGCTCGTATCCTCCAGCGCTGTGGTTATGGAAAGCAAAGAGGTCTTCGGTTAACAGCCTTCATAGAGATACAAGGGGCCACCAGGACAGAGCCGAGAACACAGACTGGTTAGTGAGAGTAAGCAGAACGCACCGACGATTCAACACACTTGTTGGGGGAAGTACCTGTTCATTTAACTAGGGTATCGGAGGGAATGAAACTTTCTCCAGAATCTATTGCCCTAAGGGATGGCTGTGTCTAaatctcattccctctcaaagtttctttaaaatttttttaaaatttaaaaaattctttaaaatttttttccccatatcggaaaaagaaaggaaggaaaagaaaagcagtatAACCGGAagctttatttattcacttatagcTGCAGATACTCGGGAAGAAAATAGCCACGTGGTCCAGCGTACTTACAGCATCCCAGGAGTCACTCTCTCGCAAACTCCCTGGCTCAACCAACCACAGTACGGGTCACGTGATGCAATGCAAGACCTGTAGAAAGCCAAACACATTATGATGCGGATGTTCTCATTAACACAGCTACGCCACTGCAAGAAGAGCTAGAATGAACGAGGAAAGAAGAGCTTACTTTTTACAGGACCCGTAGCGCTCACAGCGGCTGAGGGGGATGCGGACGACGCAGCTAGAGAAGGCCACGTATAAAGCATGGTGATCTTTGTCCAACTGTAACGAGACGACCTTTCTGTCCTCCTCACTCTCTGCGCTGCACCTATTTCGTGGGTACATTTTGAAGACATACACTGAAGTCAAGCCTGCATCGACTGACTACACAGGAGGCACGATCTGGCAGCCAACCGAAACAAGGGCCTGATCTGAGAAATAATAATCATGGGATACAGCTTTTCAAGCTGGACAAAAGGTCTTTAAAATTGCTTTCCTGGTTGAATGGGGTTACACCTGTGAAGACCGTGAGAAGGAAAGTTTTCTGTGTGTAAATCCTCCCATGCCTCTGGGTGTCCCTTGTGCCCTCTTGTCCTCACTTATTTCTTATGTGCTTTAACTGTCCTCACTATCTCAATAAAGTCTAAGTATATTCTCTGAGCGCAGGCTTACAACTAAGCGCGCCACATGCAGTGTACCAAAATAGAGCTGCAAGGTAAGATGGTGCTAAAATGTTCTCGTTTTCCACAGGTGAGAAAGAAGGGCTGACTTATTTTTAAACTCATCAGCTGTTCACCCTCCTTGCCCCAGTGGGCTTACGAAAACAAACGAGCCTGGAAGGTACTTCGGTAGAGGAGATAGACAATACGGGAAGAAATAAAACCCTGAGCGGAACCCGTAAGAAGTACGGCTAATGTAGAAGTCTGAAAGAAATGGCCAGACGAGATATGTACCAGTTATTCCTGAGCAGGGCTGAAGAGAGTTCTCCTGAAACATACTTACTTGGCTTGGTTATAAGCTTCAATCTCTTCAAGCAACACACTGTCATTCAAAGAGAAAGGACTGGTCTTTGCCAAAACTTTAAGCACCACGCCAGCTTCGGAGCCAACAAAGATGACTGTGTAGTTCTGGTAGGGCCCTGCCAAATGGTCCACTTCGATGGCCGTCAGCCTGTACCTAGCAGAGGAAAGAGGCGAGTCAGACCAGGAGGCCAGTGGCAGGAGAAATGGCTGGGACTGGAGGCCCTACAGTCTCACCTGACCCGTGTCTTTGTGAACCAGGGCTCATCAGCGATGGGGGGAACAGCAGCGTCCATCAGGGGGTGGGATTTGATGAAAGCCAGGGTCTCATCCGGAAAGTCGATGGAGGTTTTGTAAGCTTCCGCGAGGCCGTGCTTGGCACAACAGCCAGGCCTGAAATGAAAACAGTCATCTTCTGTCAGCGTCTCTCACATGCCGTACTTAAGGAGCAAGCACACATTCTGTAGaaaagaggccaggagaggaaggagtgacAGCAAGGCCAGAGGAGGAATGTTATTTTCCAGAATTCCATGGGCTCTTCACAGCCACAGGCACAGGGAGGGCGTAACAGGATAACATTTATTGGCTTTGTGGGGCTGCCTCAGAGGGATGGCCTGCTGGGCTGGAAGGTtggatgacagacagacagatacatggGTTCAGGGTTCACAGAAGTTTTATTCCATACGAAAACCTCTTTTCTTTACCTTGGTTTTGGCACTTTGTCTTCAGGAACTGCCGTCCAAACGGAGTCTggggttttctgttctttgaacCGCCCTTTGAACACCTTCTCAATGTCGTCCATGCTAAAGGCACAGACGGCAGAACCGGGAATGCTGAAAAGCGAGAAAACCGTGAGGAAGAGGCTGACAACGGAGGCCACGCACGATCCCGACAGGGAGCGCGGAGCACACGTCGGGGGACCGGGGTTCCGCTGGTTCCCACCTGTTGAGCTGCGTGGTGAAGACCCCAATCACGGTGGGGATGCCGTTGATTTGGATTATGTCTGTGATGGACTGCAGAACGTCGAAATAGAAAAAGGAATCTCCGGGGACAGAGCAGTTAAGTCGGGCCTTTAGGAAGGAAGTCCAGTGTTTCTCAAGGACCCGCTGTGAGCCACCCATATCGTTTTTACAGATGCGAGCCACGCGGGAATACACAGCCTGCCCAGAGACAAACACCAAGCAGTGAGATTACAAGCACGGAAGAGGAACACAACAAAATGCCACTATTCcagggagagacagaaacaaaaaaacaaacaaacaaacaaaaaacaaacggAACAAAAGAAAATGGACGTCTGGTTCAGAACAAGCTGCCTTCCCCCTGCACTTCCGCACAGTAAGAATGCAGTGAAGAGTTTTTCCTGGGCTGCCTAACATGCTTCCTGAGACCTGAGCTATCTATCTTGCTGGTTGAATGAAAACCACGACTGCACTTCTGTCTCTAACATTCTCTGTTGCTTCTCACATTATTAATAAAATGTGCAGTCCTTGAACGTGGTCACAGAGGAGTTTGCTGCACTTAAGGAGCACACGGGCTCTTACGGAAACACTCTAAGTTGAACAGGGGTTCCCATTTTCTATTCTGCCTTCGACACTGGAAAGGTGAAAGAAGCCTCCACTTCCTATGGCGATAGAAATAAAAACACGAATGCTTCTAAAAGCCCTAGGAGGCAGCTGTTCCCACTCTGGGCATTGGGAGGTATTTCCCAGCAGTCAGCGGCACCAGCGGCGACCCAGCTCCTTTACTTGTCCTTATGTGCACTGACGTGAGTGCTCTGAAGCAAGAGAggagagcagccactgctctccCAAAGTGGGTGGGATTCCACGCAGCTCAGGTCCATGGTGCACAAGCACAGATACTTGCCTTGCCTAAGTTATTATGTTCCACGGCGATTTCTCTGAAGAAGAAATAGACATAGTTTCCATATTCTATGGCATGAAGAAAGTGTGGTTCTgaagaaaattgaaaacaaaccATTCTTAAAGGATGATTCAATTAGTTGCAAGGTCTCAACTGCCAGCTATGTTGCGTAACTACACTTGGAGCAATGGTTTCAAGGAGTCCCAATATGGGTGTGATCAAGCTTCAAGAGCCTGTGTCTCTAAAGTCAGCTAAtggactgttaaaaaaaaaaaaaaaagaaagaaagaaaaggaaaaagaaaaaggcctaCAGGGAACTGCACTACAGCAAAGGTCTCTGTTTCAGCAAATTTATTCATTAGCCTATTTAACTGGGGAAGAGAACCTCATATTGAGAGTTTTTAAAACCCCTGATTTtcagaatttaatgaaaataaactcTACAAATATGAATTCATCGGTTCTCACTCCTGAAGCTCCAAAATGGGtgaaagggggtgggagggtagtATTGTGGGCACGGGAGGGTTCTGTTGTAGGCATTTGGAGTTTGACACTTCGATACACGAAAACGAGGTCTCTAGTTGTCTGGCTTTGCTTTGGCCATTTGCCTAACTGCCTGGATGAACTTATCCCAGTCTGCTCACTCCTGTCAGCGTCCTGTTCATAAGCAAGGCACCGCGGTGATTAACCTAGATGAACAATTCAAAGTCATGCCCTGAGCTTCCTGGTGGCTTTGGCTGCTGCTCCCACTTAAGCCTTCCAACCATCCCCCCAATCCCAAACGGCAGTGCCCCTCATAGGTacctttgatccatttggaatcATACTTTATTGTGCGAAGGGCCGACCCATCGCCCATGCTTCTGTAAATGACGGCGTCGCTGGCTAGGAAATCAGCCACTGTGGCAGAATATAATTTCCCATCTGAAACCAAAGTTATAATTTGGTGAAATAACCATAATTACCTATGGTGCGTTAGCATGGCTACCCTCGGCCGTTTTCCACCTGTCACCATTAGCCGCGCAACAAAGGACACCTGCGCTCACCCTCAACCTCCAACTGGCTGTCCTAGGATATTACCTAATTTTACAGGTGAGGGATCTAAGCACCAAAAATTAAATAACGCCTTCAGGGTCAGTGGATTAGTCAACGACACAGCTACGTGTGAGAATGCGTATTCCAGTCACTGAGACACTGCTGGTGTTTTCACAGATCCTCAACAATTTGTTCATGGGCTTTAGCCTTGGAAATGCTCCTGTCAAAGTATCTCTCTAAGGCatgagcttttttctttttttttttcttcctttcaattcTTTTGCACCTTCAGTGTCATTAATCATTGATATTCAATACACAGCAGCTTCTTACCAGCAAAGAGGGCAACATTGGTTTGTCTGGCATCAAATGGGCATCGTGCCAGGCCGCTAATTTCTTCCCCATCATACTCTAAGGTACTCAACTGcaagagaataataataataataaaaaaagcttGGGTCACATCTGTTCAATGTACTTGTCTGAAGGCAATATTGTTTTAGTTACATTGAGATTCTATTTGAGagattctggttttgttttttgtttttgtattctcTTATAACATTAGAGATAAAACAAATCACTGGGTTACAGCAGAGAAGGTTCAGCTCTAATAGCACACCAGTGAAGGAAAATatagttgaagaaaaaaaaatcatcatatcAAACATACTTACCCTATAGTACCTACACATCGGGTTGAAAGCATTGGTACCACACACAAAAACCATCTCATCATTTCTTGGGACAAACACTTTGATGAAATTGTGACATTCATCCTAAGGGAAAATAATTACATGGCGATCAGACATCTCCCGCGCTGCCCACAGAGAGGAAATGCAGCAGGAACCTGTCCCCGTACTCACTTTATGTTTGCCTTTCATAGCACAGTTCTCTCGGTCCTGTTGTCTGGACCTCCATGTCAGCTTCTACATTAACCAAGTAAAATGAAAGTTTAGTTTTATCCGGATGCACTTTGGGCGAGGGGTGGGGCATTACTGAAGCTCAGGGGGAGTGAGAATACATTTGCCCAAGGTGGCTGGCTGCTCACCTTGCTTGGTATGACCTCTGCTTTGGGGATTTCATTTAAGTTCACTGTATAGACTTGATCCCTGTTGGAAATAAGGCAGACAAGGCACATCACGCGAAGGCATAAATGCTAGCCTGTTTCTTATTTCATCTTTACAGATCTGCTGTTACTGCGACTTGAAGATCATCTGGCTTTTCTGTGACTTGAACAGTCAACACAGTCCTTTTTCATTAGTGAGATGTTTTTGTGTATCACTGAAGTCAGGGCAAAGGCTGCCCTTCTCTCCATGCTTGGGGCAAACAGACTGTGCATTAGCATAGGCATATGTCTgatatttgcctgaaaaattctaAGTTAGGAAAGAATAAAGAACGATTTTCTCCCTGCTGCTTTAGGACAAAAGAATGATGTGTGATTTCTGGATGTGCCTCTGAAGACTTTAAACTCGGTATCCTGTACCTGGTACCCAGCGCGCTCTTCATGGAGAGTATTTTTGGCTACTTGCAATTCTTGATCACAATCACATATTAGTTTTTCATGAACTAGACACATTAATGCAAGCACCACAAGAGAAAAGAATTTTAATCTAATAAACCAACGAAGGGAAAATTACCTGCCAGCAATATAAAGTGTGTCTCGAATTTTCAACATCAGCTGAAAGTCCAGCCTATGCTGCGATTCGTTGCCTGAAGGGCGTCCTCTAAAAACCGGATATTGCCTTGAATCTGCAAGTAAAAAATGGGCTAAACCATCAGTCAGGATTACAGAGCTGAAGAATCAATAGACAGCATTGATTAGCTGTATATAGTACTTGTAGGAAGGGTTTTAACTAAATTCCTCTCTTAAGGTCTTGAATATGAATTAGTATGAGATGGAGAATGTCAGCGAatggtctttttcttttccactgAAAATATATAACCCCTATCTATGCGCTTGCTGCAGGACGGCACCCAGCAGAACTGGCTCCGTTTCTGTACAGCCTAGGGAGAGACTGCAGATGATTTAATGTGCAAAAACACTGTAGGGACAGATTAAAATTTGTCTCTGGGGctgaaaatgaatacacacagagaaaagacgAACAAAAGGCTTCCTTTGTGAACGAGGACATGGCTTTGGGTGACTTACAGTGGTAGTCAACAGTGTTAAGGGGCTCATCGTCTTCAGGGAAGCTGACCGCCCGTAACCTGGAGACCAGAAGGAACAGCACGCAGAACCAGAGCAGAAAGAACCTCATGGCTGGCCAAGAAGAAATCTGAGCTCCCCCTCCTCACAAACACCACTTAGCTACCTGGAAGACACAAGCATTACGGAAAGACCTTTATGGTGTGGTGAATTTGGTTTCTCGTTTGTAGCCGGTTCAAGTTTTTGCCCAGCTCTTCCTACAGCTCCCTATTTATCAAGACACCTGGTAGTGGTGGGCAGGTATCTCTAAGAACAGACAAAAGGCAGCACCAAGCCAGACCTCTCCTGAGGCACCTGGTGAGCATACTGACGCTTTAGGTACGTTTGCCAGAATCTGAGGCAACTCTGTGTCATCGCAGCAGAATCACCAGAACCACAAACAGAAGTGTTGGCTGCTGACTTGGCAAGGAAGTAGGCAAAGTAGGGATCAGAATTTTAATTAAACTCCAATCTGCGTCCCTTCCCCCCAGTCCTGAAACACATAGATACAACatgtcttctcttcctctcacGAAAAAAGGGCCAAACTGCTCGGGAAAGCCAGAGCTGGTGACCTCGTCCTCAGCCACACCAACCACACAGGTGCTGCCAAGGACCCAGCATCTAGCGTCGCCCAAGGCACAGTTCTACATTCAGAAATAGGTGTTTTGAAGACCAATGTGGAAAAAGGGGTCAGTGACCTTGCATTAGGGTGAAACAGACTGAGAAGGAATATAACAATTTTGTGAAAACCAATCAGTAAAGTAGGAAGTAGCAGAGCAGGCCAGCTGGTACCTTGCCTCTAGGGACACCTACATTCTAACATAAAAGCATCAGACACAAACCAATACCCTGAATACACTGTCCTCCTAGCTTTACTGGGATTTTTTGAGATGTAGGAGGCCTTAAGGACCATCAGGCCTAACACCTTCCTTTGCTAGATAGGAAAACTAAGGGttggcaacaaacaaacaaacaaaccaacacaaaCAAGGAAAACAATTTACTCTGACTTTCACGGTGCCTTTAAGGAAAGGCTGGAGTCCAGATCAGTCAACTGAGTCTCTGATCAAACTCTGCACCAAGCAAGAGTGAGGAAATAaatgggtgtttttttttccttcaaacagATGACATTACAAGGGgacttttttttgagagaaatgGCTATATTCATCATTTTTGTTGAAGTTATGTTTCACAGATATTAAATCACACATTAAATATGTACAGTTACTGTCGATCAATACCCCAATAAAACTATAAACACAAAACAGAGTTAAATGTTAGCAACTCGTTGAAAAAATGAACTGGGTCAAAGTGAGAGGCACTATTGTGAGATTCCAATGGTGCTGCTTTTCAGCAATGCCATCTTTTCACAACCAAAGATGTCACGCTCAGTGACTGTGCCAAGTAACGGCACACACAATAACCTAAGAACTGTGGGGAAAATTATATGTAGCCTTCTCAAATTCCAGAGAATACAATTATTCAATATTAAAAACGGGATTTGCACAGCACACACTGCTTTCCTTTGAActaaagtataagccaaatatatATGAGTaaaactataattttaaaaacaggcCTAGTTTTATAGGGAGAGAATAACGTTTCAATAAAATTTTTGTTAATAGGTAATGAATGCAGCAgttaagttaataaataaaaatgcttcaCAAAAAAAGCATGGTGGAACAGAAATGCTGAGCTTTCAACTGGACAGAACTACACCATTGTTGGCTAATGGACCCCAGAAATAGGTTTCAATATTTATGAGAATTGGTTTCCTTCTTTATGAAACATGGAAAACGTGCTTCCTCTCATCACGGTAAAGACGAACTAATGCCTGCTGCACAGTAGATTCTGAGCTGTGTTGGCACTGTGCATTGTCAGGTTGACATCCAGAGTCTGAGCAAGATCCGGTGACAAGATGTGTTAAAAACTGATGGCAATTTGTCCAGTATCTCTTAAGAATAAAAGGCTATTTAAAAATGCTAAAGGACTACGTTTAGAACAAATTTTACAACTGATACCTACTTATCAAACCTTCTCTTAATAATCTTGCCAACCCAACCCCATGACTCTATCAATTCGTCCTAGTATTTCTGCCTCCCATATTTTCAGTTGTAACAACGTACCCTTATTCCCTTTGCCCACATCTCCTGGAGCAGCCTCTCTGTCTTGTTTGTAATGCTTTCTGTTTGTTCAGACCCCAGACAGTTCTAGCAGCCTAAAAAGACTAATGTGCTCTAAGCACCAAGTTTCGCTGTGGCTCCGGTCCCAAACTGCATCTTCCGGATGGAAAGTCACTTGGCTCTTTCTGCCCAGAGTCATGAGAAAGGATCTCAAACACTCATTGCTCCTAAAGAAATGTGGAAACAcgtgcatagaaacagaaagttctGAGAGGCTTTCTTCCACGGCTCACATCAGCTAGGCAGCATCTCTGTGTCCCAGCACCGGAAGCAGCTCTCATCCGCAAGAAACCTAAGCCAGGTCATGCTGACTCACAGTTAGCCCCAAGCTATGGCTGAGCCATGAGGTCTTCTAGCACACCATCTGATACACAGAACGCCTCCCCATACCTTGCCTGCAGCCAGCCAAATCCTTCACAAATAAAGCCCATCACCCATTGCTCTCTGTCCATGAAGAaagcttcattttaaaaaatgcagttG includes the following:
- the Sema6d gene encoding semaphorin-6D isoform X8; the protein is MRFFLLWFCVLFLLVSRLRAVSFPEDDEPLNTVDYHYSRQYPVFRGRPSGNESQHRLDFQLMLKIRDTLYIAGRDQVYTVNLNEIPKAEVIPSKKLTWRSRQQDRENCAMKGKHKDECHNFIKVFVPRNDEMVFVCGTNAFNPMCRYYRLSTLEYDGEEISGLARCPFDARQTNVALFADGKLYSATVADFLASDAVIYRSMGDGSALRTIKYDSKWIKEPHFLHAIEYGNYVYFFFREIAVEHNNLGKAVYSRVARICKNDMGGSQRVLEKHWTSFLKARLNCSVPGDSFFYFDVLQSITDIIQINGIPTVIGVFTTQLNSIPGSAVCAFSMDDIEKVFKGRFKEQKTPDSVWTAVPEDKVPKPRPGCCAKHGLAEAYKTSIDFPDETLAFIKSHPLMDAAVPPIADEPWFTKTRVRYRLTAIEVDHLAGPYQNYTVIFVGSEAGVVLKVLAKTSPFSLNDSVLLEEIEAYNQAKCSAESEEDRKVVSLQLDKDHHALYVAFSSCVVRIPLSRCERYGSCKKSCIASRDPYCGWLSQGVCERVTPGMLLLTEDLFAFHNHSAGGYEQDTEYGNTAHLGDCHESLPTSTTPDYKIFGGPTSGVRWEVQSGDSNQMVHMNVLITCVFAAFVLGAFIAGVAVYCYRDMFVRKNRKIHKDAESAQSCTDSSGSFAKLNGLFDSPVKEYQQNIDSPKLYSNLLTSRKELPPSTDTKSMVMDHRGQPPELAALPTPESTPVLHQKTLQAMKSHSDKAHGHGASRKEHPQFFPSSPPPHSPLSHGHIPSAIVLPNATHDYNTSFSNSNAHKAEKKLQSVDHPLTKSSSKREHRRSVDSRNTLNDLLKHLNDPNSNPKAIMGEIHMAHQTLMLDPVGPMSEVPPKVPNREASLYSPPSTLPRNSPTKRVDVPTTPGVPMTSLERQRGYHKNSSQRHSISAVPKNLNSPNGVLLSRQPSMNRGGYMATPTGGKVDYIQGTPVSVHLQPSLSRQSSYTSNGTLPRTGLKRTPSLKPDVPPKPSFVPQTTSVRPLNKYTY
- the Sema6d gene encoding semaphorin-6D isoform X9 → MRFFLLWFCVLFLLVSRLRAVSFPEDDEPLNTVDYHYSRQYPVFRGRPSGNESQHRLDFQLMLKIRDTLYIAGRDQVYTVNLNEIPKAEVIPSKKLTWRSRQQDRENCAMKGKHKDECHNFIKVFVPRNDEMVFVCGTNAFNPMCRYYRLSTLEYDGEEISGLARCPFDARQTNVALFADGKLYSATVADFLASDAVIYRSMGDGSALRTIKYDSKWIKEPHFLHAIEYGNYVYFFFREIAVEHNNLGKAVYSRVARICKNDMGGSQRVLEKHWTSFLKARLNCSVPGDSFFYFDVLQSITDIIQINGIPTVIGVFTTQLNSIPGSAVCAFSMDDIEKVFKGRFKEQKTPDSVWTAVPEDKVPKPRPGCCAKHGLAEAYKTSIDFPDETLAFIKSHPLMDAAVPPIADEPWFTKTRVRYRLTAIEVDHLAGPYQNYTVIFVGSEAGVVLKVLAKTSPFSLNDSVLLEEIEAYNQAKCSAESEEDRKVVSLQLDKDHHALYVAFSSCVVRIPLSRCERYGSCKKSCIASRDPYCGWLSQGVCERVTPGMLAGGYEQDTEYGNTAHLGDCHESLPTSTTPDYKIFGGPTSGVRWEVQSGDSNQMVHMNVLITCVFAAFVLGAFIAGVAVYCYRDMFVRKNRKIHKDAESAQSCTDSSGSFAKLNGLFDSPVKEYQQNIDSPKLYSNLLTSRKELPPSTDTKSMVMDHRGQPPELAALPTPESTPVLHQKTLQAMKSHSDKAHGHGASRKEHPQFFPSSPPPHSPLSHGHIPSAIVLPNATHDYNTSFSNSNAHKAEKKLQSVDHPLTKSSSKREHRRSVDSRNTLNDLLKHLNDPNSNPKAIMGEIHMAHQTLMLDPVGPMSEVPPKVPNREASLYSPPSTLPRNSPTKRVDVPTTPGVPMTSLERQRGYHKNSSQRHSISAVPKNLNSPNGVLLSRQPSMNRGGYMATPTGGKVDYIQGTPVSVHLQPSLSRQSSYTSNGTLPRTGLKRTPSLKPDVPPKPSFVPQTTSVRPLNKYTY
- the Sema6d gene encoding semaphorin-6D isoform X5 translates to MRFFLLWFCVLFLLVSRLRAVSFPEDDEPLNTVDYHYSRQYPVFRGRPSGNESQHRLDFQLMLKIRDTLYIAGRDQVYTVNLNEIPKAEVIPSKKLTWRSRQQDRENCAMKGKHKDECHNFIKVFVPRNDEMVFVCGTNAFNPMCRYYRLSTLEYDGEEISGLARCPFDARQTNVALFADGKLYSATVADFLASDAVIYRSMGDGSALRTIKYDSKWIKEPHFLHAIEYGNYVYFFFREIAVEHNNLGKAVYSRVARICKNDMGGSQRVLEKHWTSFLKARLNCSVPGDSFFYFDVLQSITDIIQINGIPTVIGVFTTQLNSIPGSAVCAFSMDDIEKVFKGRFKEQKTPDSVWTAVPEDKVPKPRPGCCAKHGLAEAYKTSIDFPDETLAFIKSHPLMDAAVPPIADEPWFTKTRVRYRLTAIEVDHLAGPYQNYTVIFVGSEAGVVLKVLAKTSPFSLNDSVLLEEIEAYNQAKCSAESEEDRKVVSLQLDKDHHALYVAFSSCVVRIPLSRCERYGSCKKSCIASRDPYCGWLSQGVCERVTPGMLLLTEDLFAFHNHSAGGYEQDTEYGNTAHLGDCHDMEVPSSSVATLASSPEITSKVIDTRRPKLTSSRKFVVQDDPNTSDFTDTISGIPKGVRWEVQSGDSNQMVHMNVLITCVFAAFVLGAFIAGVAVYCYRDMFVRKNRKIHKDAESAQSCTDSSGSFAKLNGLFDSPVKEYQQNIDSPKLYSNLLTSRKELPPSTDTKSMVMDHRGQPPELAALPTPESTPVLHQKTLQAMKSHSDKAHGHGASRKEHPQFFPSSPPPHSPLSHGHIPSAIVLPNATHDYNTSFSNSNAHKAEKKLQSVDHPLTKSSSKREHRRSVDSRNTLNDLLKHLNDPNSNPKAIMGEIHMAHQTLMLDPVGPMSEVPPKVPNREASLYSPPSTLPRNSPTKRVDVPTTPGVPMTSLERQRGYHKNSSQRHSISAVPKNLNSPNGVLLSRQPSMNRGGYMATPTGGKVDYIQGTPVSVHLQPSLSRQSSYTSNGTLPRTGLKRTPSLKPDVPPKPSFVPQTTSVRPLNKYTY
- the Sema6d gene encoding semaphorin-6D isoform X6 is translated as MRFFLLWFCVLFLLVSRLRAVSFPEDDEPLNTVDYHYSRQYPVFRGRPSGNESQHRLDFQLMLKIRDTLYIAGRDQVYTVNLNEIPKAEVIPSKKLTWRSRQQDRENCAMKGKHKDECHNFIKVFVPRNDEMVFVCGTNAFNPMCRYYRLSTLEYDGEEISGLARCPFDARQTNVALFADGKLYSATVADFLASDAVIYRSMGDGSALRTIKYDSKWIKEPHFLHAIEYGNYVYFFFREIAVEHNNLGKAVYSRVARICKNDMGGSQRVLEKHWTSFLKARLNCSVPGDSFFYFDVLQSITDIIQINGIPTVIGVFTTQLNSIPGSAVCAFSMDDIEKVFKGRFKEQKTPDSVWTAVPEDKVPKPRPGCCAKHGLAEAYKTSIDFPDETLAFIKSHPLMDAAVPPIADEPWFTKTRVRYRLTAIEVDHLAGPYQNYTVIFVGSEAGVVLKVLAKTSPFSLNDSVLLEEIEAYNQAKCSAESEEDRKVVSLQLDKDHHALYVAFSSCVVRIPLSRCERYGSCKKSCIASRDPYCGWLSQGVCERVTPGMLAGGYEQDTEYGNTAHLGDCHDMEVPSSSVATLASSPEITSKVIDTRRPKLTSSRKFVVQDDPNTSDFTDTISGIPKGVRWEVQSGDSNQMVHMNVLITCVFAAFVLGAFIAGVAVYCYRDMFVRKNRKIHKDAESAQSCTDSSGSFAKLNGLFDSPVKEYQQNIDSPKLYSNLLTSRKELPPSTDTKSMVMDHRGQPPELAALPTPESTPVLHQKTLQAMKSHSDKAHGHGASRKEHPQFFPSSPPPHSPLSHGHIPSAIVLPNATHDYNTSFSNSNAHKAEKKLQSVDHPLTKSSSKREHRRSVDSRNTLNDLLKHLNDPNSNPKAIMGEIHMAHQTLMLDPVGPMSEVPPKVPNREASLYSPPSTLPRNSPTKRVDVPTTPGVPMTSLERQRGYHKNSSQRHSISAVPKNLNSPNGVLLSRQPSMNRGGYMATPTGGKVDYIQGTPVSVHLQPSLSRQSSYTSNGTLPRTGLKRTPSLKPDVPPKPSFVPQTTSVRPLNKYTY
- the Sema6d gene encoding semaphorin-6D isoform X10; translation: MRFFLLWFCVLFLLVSRLRAVSFPEDDEPLNTVDYHYSRQYPVFRGRPSGNESQHRLDFQLMLKIRDTLYIAGRDQVYTVNLNEIPKAEVIPSKKLTWRSRQQDRENCAMKGKHKDECHNFIKVFVPRNDEMVFVCGTNAFNPMCRYYRLSTLEYDGEEISGLARCPFDARQTNVALFADGKLYSATVADFLASDAVIYRSMGDGSALRTIKYDSKWIKEPHFLHAIEYGNYVYFFFREIAVEHNNLGKAVYSRVARICKNDMGGSQRVLEKHWTSFLKARLNCSVPGDSFFYFDVLQSITDIIQINGIPTVIGVFTTQLNSIPGSAVCAFSMDDIEKVFKGRFKEQKTPDSVWTAVPEDKVPKPRPGCCAKHGLAEAYKTSIDFPDETLAFIKSHPLMDAAVPPIADEPWFTKTRVRYRLTAIEVDHLAGPYQNYTVIFVGSEAGVVLKVLAKTSPFSLNDSVLLEEIEAYNQAKCSAESEEDRKVVSLQLDKDHHALYVAFSSCVVRIPLSRCERYGSCKKSCIASRDPYCGWLSQGVCERVTPGMLLLTEDLFAFHNHSAGGYEQDTEYGNTAHLGDCHGVRWEVQSGDSNQMVHMNVLITCVFAAFVLGAFIAGVAVYCYRDMFVRKNRKIHKDAESAQSCTDSSGSFAKLNGLFDSPVKEYQQNIDSPKLYSNLLTSRKELPPSTDTKSMVMDHRGQPPELAALPTPESTPVLHQKTLQAMKSHSDKAHGHGASRKEHPQFFPSSPPPHSPLSHGHIPSAIVLPNATHDYNTSFSNSNAHKAEKKLQSVDHPLTKSSSKREHRRSVDSRNTLNDLLKHLNDPNSNPKAIMGEIHMAHQTLMLDPVGPMSEVPPKVPNREASLYSPPSTLPRNSPTKRVDVPTTPGVPMTSLERQRGYHKNSSQRHSISAVPKNLNSPNGVLLSRQPSMNRGGYMATPTGGKVDYIQGTPVSVHLQPSLSRQSSYTSNGTLPRTGLKRTPSLKPDVPPKPSFVPQTTSVRPLNKYTY